From Candidatus Tisiphia endosymbiont of Melanophora roralis, a single genomic window includes:
- the typA gene encoding translational GTPase TypA codes for MFAIRNIAIIAHVDHGKTTLVDNMLKQSGTFRENQAVAERAMDSNDLERERGITILAKCTSLMWENIRINIVDTPGHADFGGEVERILTMVDGVVLLVDSSEGTMPQTKFVLSKALKLGLKPIVVINKIDRPDRRVSEVVDEVFELFMALEATNEQLDFPIIYASGRSGWASLHLEDQQKDLSPLFDLIVSHVPAPVADSNLPFSMLVTTREYNSYFGRVFTGLVQSGTVKINQNVKILNRDNMVIENARISKILSFRGLERVAVDVAYAGDIIAIAGIQNATVADTICDPEIMLALPSLPIDPPTLSMTFGVNDSPLAGREGSKLTSRVLGDRLMREIESNVAIHVSQTEEKDAFQVAGRGELQLGILIETMRREGFELSISRPRVLFKEDEQGKRLEPIEEIQVDVDDDFVGVVVKSLAIRKAEMTDMRPSGGGKTRVTFLGPSRGLIGYHGQFLTETRGTGVMNRVFHSYGSYKGVIEGRRNGVLISNGDGESVAYALWNLEERGKMFINPNELVYQGMIIGEHNRDNDLEVNPLKAKQLSNVRASGKDEAMRLIPPVIMTLEQSISYIQNDERVEVTPKSIRLRKAVLNPNDRKRSERRNED; via the coding sequence ATGTTTGCTATTCGCAATATTGCTATTATCGCCCACGTTGATCATGGTAAAACTACTCTAGTTGATAATATGCTTAAACAAAGTGGGACTTTCCGAGAAAACCAAGCAGTAGCAGAACGTGCTATGGATTCAAATGACCTTGAACGCGAACGTGGTATAACTATTTTAGCCAAATGTACCTCCCTTATGTGGGAAAATATCCGTATCAATATAGTTGATACTCCTGGTCACGCTGATTTTGGTGGTGAGGTAGAACGCATTCTTACTATGGTAGATGGAGTTGTATTACTAGTTGATTCTTCTGAAGGTACAATGCCTCAGACAAAATTTGTGCTGTCAAAAGCTCTAAAACTTGGTTTGAAACCAATTGTTGTTATCAATAAAATCGACCGTCCTGATAGAAGAGTAAGTGAAGTAGTTGATGAAGTATTTGAATTATTTATGGCATTAGAGGCAACTAATGAACAACTAGATTTCCCAATTATCTATGCTTCGGGACGTAGCGGTTGGGCATCGCTCCATCTAGAAGATCAGCAAAAAGATCTTTCTCCTCTTTTTGATTTGATAGTATCTCATGTACCTGCTCCTGTTGCTGATAGCAACCTGCCTTTTTCTATGCTTGTTACTACTAGAGAATATAACTCATATTTTGGTCGTGTATTTACCGGTCTAGTGCAGAGCGGTACGGTTAAGATCAACCAAAATGTTAAAATACTTAATCGCGATAATATGGTAATTGAAAATGCTAGAATAAGTAAAATACTGTCATTCCGAGGATTGGAACGCGTAGCTGTCGATGTAGCATATGCAGGGGATATCATTGCTATTGCTGGAATCCAAAACGCTACGGTAGCTGATACTATCTGTGACCCTGAAATAATGCTAGCACTCCCTTCCTTACCTATAGATCCACCAACATTATCTATGACCTTTGGAGTAAATGACTCTCCTCTTGCTGGACGGGAAGGATCAAAGCTTACATCACGAGTTTTAGGTGATAGATTGATGAGAGAGATCGAAAGTAATGTGGCAATACATGTCAGTCAAACGGAAGAAAAAGATGCTTTTCAAGTTGCAGGTCGTGGTGAGTTACAATTAGGAATATTAATTGAAACTATGCGACGTGAAGGTTTTGAACTATCAATCAGCAGACCACGTGTATTATTCAAAGAGGATGAACAGGGAAAAAGATTAGAACCAATTGAAGAAATCCAAGTTGATGTTGATGATGATTTTGTTGGAGTTGTTGTTAAATCCTTAGCAATACGTAAAGCAGAAATGACTGATATGCGTCCATCTGGTGGCGGTAAAACTAGAGTCACATTTTTAGGACCATCACGCGGTCTTATTGGTTACCACGGTCAGTTTCTAACCGAAACTCGAGGTACAGGTGTTATGAACCGTGTTTTTCATAGTTATGGCTCATATAAAGGGGTTATTGAAGGAAGACGTAATGGAGTATTAATTTCTAATGGGGATGGTGAATCTGTTGCCTATGCTCTATGGAATCTTGAAGAGCGTGGAAAAATGTTTATAAACCCTAATGAACTAGTATACCAGGGAATGATTATAGGCGAACATAATCGGGATAATGACCTAGAGGTAAATCCTCTGAAAGCCAAACAATTATCAAATGTCAGAGCTTCTGGCAAAGATGAAGCTATGCGTCTTATCCCACCAGTCATTATGACGTTAGAACAATCTATCAGCTATATCCAAAATGATGAAAGAGTAGAAGTTACTCCTAAATCAATCCGGCTTCGTAAGGCAGTATTAAACCCTAATGACCGAAAGAGATCAGAACGACGTAATGAGGACTAA
- a CDS encoding MFS transporter, whose translation MIGSYKEQKGLTRKQKEAVGLLSVGTFLEYFDLMLYVHMAVFLNELFFPKYDPHNTAIYYATAFCSSFVFRPVGALIFGWIGDNIGRKNTVIITTFIMALSCLIIANLPTYAQIGITAPWLLTICRIIQGMSSMGETIGAKLYLTELINPPIQYPAVSSVAIFATLGGVVALGIASLVTSYGFNWRIAFWMGASVALAGTVARRSLRETPEFANTKRQLKKTLQQASNVAGIDLKKLENNPIWKEKANKVTVIALFLIECMCPVCFYFAYIYCGNILKTSFGYSAEQVIHQNFIISIFSFLSTLVLTYLSYKIYPLKIVKTLLLIFGVFILACPYLLNNINSLFDVFLMQLFIVLFVPTGPDIGLSIFYKHFPVFKRFSCASLTFAISRALMYVVPSFSIIYLTEYWHHWGIMIILLPICIGFAFGLFHFEKLEKKTGNYPQKPRVDT comes from the coding sequence ATGATAGGGAGCTATAAAGAACAAAAAGGTTTAACAAGGAAACAAAAAGAAGCTGTCGGATTGCTTTCAGTCGGGACATTCCTAGAGTATTTTGACCTGATGTTATATGTTCATATGGCAGTATTTCTTAATGAGCTATTTTTCCCAAAATATGATCCACATAATACAGCAATTTACTATGCTACAGCTTTCTGTTCTAGCTTTGTTTTTCGACCGGTTGGTGCATTAATTTTTGGTTGGATAGGTGATAATATAGGGCGTAAGAATACCGTTATCATCACGACTTTTATAATGGCTTTATCATGTCTTATAATAGCTAATCTACCTACCTATGCCCAAATAGGTATTACAGCTCCTTGGTTGCTCACCATATGCCGTATAATACAAGGAATGTCCTCTATGGGGGAAACAATAGGAGCAAAACTTTATTTAACTGAACTTATAAATCCACCAATCCAGTACCCAGCTGTTTCATCAGTTGCGATTTTTGCTACTTTAGGAGGAGTTGTTGCTTTAGGAATAGCATCTTTAGTGACCTCCTATGGATTTAATTGGCGTATAGCATTTTGGATGGGAGCGAGTGTAGCACTGGCTGGTACAGTAGCTAGAAGGAGTCTTAGAGAAACGCCGGAATTTGCTAATACCAAACGTCAACTAAAAAAAACTCTTCAGCAGGCTTCAAATGTTGCCGGCATAGATCTCAAAAAACTGGAAAACAACCCGATATGGAAGGAAAAAGCTAATAAAGTAACAGTAATAGCCTTGTTCTTAATAGAATGTATGTGTCCCGTGTGTTTTTATTTTGCTTATATTTATTGCGGAAATATTTTAAAAACTTCTTTTGGCTATAGTGCTGAACAAGTCATTCATCAAAATTTTATTATCTCAATATTTTCCTTCTTAAGCACTTTGGTATTAACATATTTAAGTTATAAAATATATCCGTTAAAAATTGTAAAAACCTTGTTATTGATATTTGGTGTATTTATTTTAGCTTGCCCTTATTTATTAAATAACATTAATAGCCTATTTGATGTATTCTTAATGCAATTATTTATTGTGTTATTTGTGCCTACCGGTCCTGACATAGGATTGTCAATCTTTTATAAACATTTTCCTGTCTTTAAACGTTTTAGTTGTGCTAGTCTTACCTTTGCCATATCTCGTGCTTTAATGTATGTAGTTCCCTCTTTTTCAATTATTTACTTAACTGAATATTGGCATCATTGGGGGATAATGATTATATTGCTTCCAATTTGCATAGGTTTTGCATTCGGACTATTTCATTTTGAAAAATTGGAGAAAAAGACTGGGAATTATCCACAAAAGCCCCGTGTAGACACATAG
- a CDS encoding type II toxin-antitoxin system VapC family toxin produces the protein MNLVVDCSFIMSSILPDEQQLKVDNIYHQISNKEYNIFVPAVFFLECNNVLISSLKKQRITKSNYEEYLHLLNTLPINIDKFCSSPESLHIIARIATKYDLTSYDASYLELSLRLEASIATLDNNLANSCKIANIESII, from the coding sequence ATGAATTTAGTAGTAGATTGTTCATTCATCATGTCATCGATTTTACCGGATGAGCAGCAGCTTAAGGTCGATAACATTTACCATCAAATTTCTAACAAAGAATATAATATATTTGTCCCTGCTGTCTTTTTTTTAGAATGTAACAATGTGCTTATATCATCCTTAAAAAAACAACGTATTACTAAAAGTAATTATGAAGAGTATTTACACCTCTTAAATACTCTTCCTATTAATATTGATAAATTTTGCTCTAGCCCTGAATCTCTACATATAATAGCAAGGATTGCAACTAAATATGATCTAACGTCTTATGATGCTTCTTACCTTGAATTATCCCTACGCCTTGAAGCAAGCATTGCTACTCTAGATAATAATTTGGCTAATAGCTGTAAGATAGCAAATATAGAATCTATAATTTAA
- a CDS encoding type II toxin-antitoxin system Phd/YefM family antitoxin → MFKTKTHLTELIKEVEAGEELCITNRGKEVAFVISVAKYYSQRFDDLFKKLAELKKRSPLGSIDDVIKMKNLGRK, encoded by the coding sequence ATGTTTAAAACAAAAACTCACTTAACGGAGCTAATAAAAGAAGTAGAAGCAGGTGAAGAATTATGCATAACAAACAGAGGGAAAGAGGTAGCTTTTGTTATATCTGTAGCTAAATATTATTCCCAAAGATTTGATGATCTATTTAAAAAGCTTGCTGAACTTAAAAAACGTAGTCCTCTTGGCTCTATAGATGATGTTATTAAAATGAAAAATCTTGGTAGAAAATGA
- the serS gene encoding serine--tRNA ligase — translation MLDIKWIRENKQEFDDLLIKRGISPMSDKITKLDESKRQLTNLIQQFQHARRKKSRDLGNMPNKFSKEFEEIKRDVDHINEKLEELNLKLNSNHQLNDMLEVLPNLPDPDVPYGTDGSMNKLLKTVGDITTKPSPPLPKQHFELGESLGMMDFVRTAKMSGSRFVTLKGDLAKLERALINFMIDTHTQEFDFTELSPPSLVRPAAMYNSGQLPKFAEESFETVNNYRLIPTGEVPLVNMVADTIIAREELPIRYVAYTPCYRSESGSSGRDTRGMIRMHQFGKVELVTITTAEESQREHEYITNAAETILKKLDLPYRVMLLCTGDMGFTAKKTYDLEVWLPGQNLYREISSCSNCGDFQARRMKARYKEFGSNETTFVHTLNGSGLPIGRTIIAILENYQNADGSITVPDILVSYMGGLERIHTTKEYK, via the coding sequence ATGTTAGATATAAAGTGGATTAGGGAGAACAAGCAGGAATTTGATGATCTACTTATCAAAAGGGGGATTTCCCCAATGTCCGATAAAATTACTAAACTAGATGAAAGCAAGCGCCAGCTAACTAATCTTATTCAGCAATTTCAGCATGCAAGAAGGAAAAAATCTAGGGATCTAGGCAACATGCCTAACAAATTTAGTAAAGAATTTGAAGAAATAAAGCGTGATGTGGATCACATAAATGAGAAACTGGAAGAACTGAATTTAAAATTAAATAGTAATCACCAGTTAAACGATATGTTGGAGGTATTGCCAAACCTTCCTGATCCTGATGTACCATATGGCACTGATGGCAGTATGAATAAACTGCTTAAAACAGTAGGAGACATTACAACAAAACCATCTCCTCCATTACCTAAGCAGCATTTTGAACTTGGTGAAAGTTTAGGTATGATGGATTTTGTCCGTACTGCTAAAATGTCTGGTAGTAGGTTTGTGACTCTAAAGGGAGATTTAGCAAAGCTAGAACGTGCATTGATTAATTTTATGATTGATACACATACTCAAGAATTTGATTTTACTGAACTATCTCCTCCATCTTTGGTGCGACCAGCTGCTATGTATAATAGTGGTCAATTGCCAAAATTTGCAGAAGAGTCGTTTGAAACGGTGAATAATTACAGGTTAATTCCAACAGGCGAAGTACCTCTCGTTAATATGGTAGCCGATACCATAATAGCTAGGGAAGAATTGCCTATACGTTATGTTGCTTACACACCCTGTTACAGATCAGAATCTGGAAGTAGTGGTAGAGATACTAGAGGTATGATACGTATGCACCAGTTTGGTAAAGTTGAGTTGGTTACAATAACTACTGCAGAAGAATCTCAGCGTGAACATGAATATATAACTAATGCAGCTGAAACCATTCTAAAAAAACTTGATCTACCATATAGAGTTATGTTGCTTTGTACTGGAGATATGGGATTTACTGCCAAGAAAACCTATGATTTGGAAGTATGGTTGCCTGGTCAAAATCTATACCGTGAGATTTCAAGTTGTTCTAATTGTGGAGATTTTCAGGCTAGAAGGATGAAAGCTAGATATAAAGAATTTGGTAGCAACGAAACCACTTTTGTCCATACTTTGAATGGTTCTGGTTTACCAATTGGTAGGACAATAATCGCAATTCTAGAAAATTATCAAAATGCAGATGGTTCAATAACAGTTCCAGATATTTTGGTGAGTTACATGGGTGGGTTGGAGCGAATTCATACCACTAAAGAGTATAAATAA
- a CDS encoding VirB4 family type IV secretion/conjugal transfer ATPase, with translation MANNSRKVDKDLYNNSAEDFIPIACHYNENTLLTKNGELLQTIQINGINAENISTKLFNLREVVRNAIKKNVRNKNFAFWIHTVRRKTNLDDPTPYNKLLPANIHNLWQKKNYWDDKFVNTLYISIIYDSAEIKVKNLNSLITSLFFDKVVSLQNKYLSSVFEILNSTVDTILLDLQDFGAVKLGIRFEGEESYSDLMFLYRRIIHLNEEYCLVPIANLSNVLASNQYAVGNDKIEVISRHDKKFASIISIKEYQEVSSAALDGFLQLPVELIATEIFYFVDKKEVSKTFEQQAYILQVSKDTKLAEITGIDKIMNLDASIPNQFCKQQISIAIIGSDLEKLDQSIAQASKELAKIGIVHVREDINLEQTFWAQLPGNFSYVRRLAPTIIENTAALASLHNFPTGSQNNIWGKAVTLLRTEKGTPYFMNFHAKSNNRGNTCIFGTANTGKTVLTNFLISEATKYKPTILYLSNNNNSKIFVESIEGQWFEKEKNLINPFLLDDTLESRHFVTEFLKIICNHSFYPLTKAELAFLENFADKIWTLDNKDRNFSSILKTMDFSIEGGDLIKLRLTDYTKGGLYDGIFDSDKFPLSEGGILGFNLYPFSEKSFTERFYPTDRKLLEDFSMNLTKHNSLCVGLIYAFNYHLTIIGKSPKILVIDNLDSLYRPENFDNISQMISDRLLSNNGIMVSNFNFSYLQSIKTKVLQNWLDLTDTKIILPSEIKLQYLEQILGLNESEINKLSKFTIASRMFLINQNNQSIALELSIGSLIGIIKILSCRTEELKIYQEILQQYPGHPDNWINPLYIALNHI, from the coding sequence ATAGCTAACAACTCAAGAAAAGTTGATAAGGATTTATATAATAATTCTGCAGAGGATTTCATTCCAATTGCTTGTCATTATAATGAGAATACTTTGTTAACTAAGAATGGTGAACTACTCCAAACTATCCAAATAAATGGTATCAATGCAGAAAATATTAGCACTAAGTTATTCAATTTACGAGAAGTAGTGCGTAATGCGATTAAGAAAAATGTTCGTAATAAAAATTTTGCATTTTGGATACATACTGTACGACGTAAGACAAACTTAGATGACCCAACTCCTTACAATAAATTGTTACCAGCTAATATTCACAATTTATGGCAAAAAAAGAATTACTGGGATGATAAATTTGTTAACACCTTATATATCTCAATAATTTATGATTCTGCTGAAATTAAAGTTAAAAATCTCAACTCTTTAATAACATCTTTGTTTTTTGATAAAGTTGTCAGTCTCCAAAATAAGTACTTAAGTAGTGTTTTTGAAATACTAAATAGCACTGTTGATACAATACTTTTGGATTTACAAGATTTCGGTGCAGTAAAGTTAGGAATAAGATTTGAAGGGGAAGAATCTTACTCTGATCTGATGTTTTTATATCGTAGAATAATCCATCTCAACGAAGAATATTGCCTAGTACCGATTGCAAATCTATCTAATGTTTTAGCCTCTAATCAATATGCAGTTGGTAACGATAAGATTGAAGTAATAAGTAGGCATGATAAAAAGTTTGCATCCATTATTTCAATAAAGGAATATCAAGAAGTATCATCAGCTGCACTTGATGGATTCCTACAATTACCTGTAGAATTAATAGCAACAGAAATATTTTACTTCGTTGATAAAAAAGAAGTATCTAAAACATTTGAACAACAGGCATATATTTTACAAGTTAGTAAGGATACTAAACTTGCTGAAATTACAGGAATAGATAAGATAATGAACCTTGATGCTTCAATCCCGAACCAATTTTGTAAACAACAAATTTCTATTGCTATTATAGGGTCAGACTTGGAAAAATTGGATCAATCAATTGCCCAAGCATCTAAGGAACTTGCTAAAATTGGCATTGTCCATGTGCGAGAAGATATAAACTTAGAGCAGACATTTTGGGCACAACTCCCAGGGAACTTTTCCTATGTTAGGAGGCTCGCTCCCACAATTATAGAAAATACCGCCGCTTTGGCCTCATTACATAATTTCCCGACCGGAAGCCAAAATAACATATGGGGTAAAGCGGTGACTTTGCTTAGAACAGAAAAAGGAACTCCTTACTTTATGAATTTTCATGCTAAAAGTAATAATAGAGGGAATACTTGTATTTTTGGCACAGCTAATACTGGTAAGACTGTACTAACAAATTTTTTAATTTCTGAAGCCACTAAATACAAGCCAACAATATTATATCTTTCCAATAATAATAATTCAAAGATTTTTGTTGAATCAATTGAAGGGCAGTGGTTTGAAAAGGAGAAGAACCTAATAAATCCATTTCTACTAGATGATACTCTAGAGTCAAGGCATTTCGTTACCGAATTTCTTAAGATAATTTGTAATCATTCTTTTTACCCTCTAACCAAAGCAGAATTAGCTTTTCTAGAAAACTTCGCTGATAAAATTTGGACTTTAGATAATAAAGATCGTAATTTTTCCTCCATTTTAAAAACAATGGACTTTTCTATAGAAGGTGGAGATTTAATTAAACTAAGGTTGACTGATTATACAAAAGGAGGATTATATGATGGTATATTTGATAGTGATAAATTCCCTTTATCTGAAGGTGGCATACTCGGATTTAATTTGTACCCTTTCTCTGAGAAGTCTTTTACAGAACGTTTTTATCCAACAGATAGAAAACTTCTAGAAGATTTTTCAATGAATTTGACTAAGCATAATAGTTTATGTGTAGGATTAATATATGCTTTTAATTATCACTTAACTATTATAGGGAAGAGTCCAAAAATATTAGTAATAGATAATCTAGATTCCTTGTATAGACCGGAAAATTTTGATAACATATCACAAATGATTTCTGATAGATTGCTGAGTAATAATGGAATAATGGTTAGTAATTTTAATTTTAGTTATCTACAGTCGATAAAAACAAAGGTGCTACAGAATTGGTTGGATTTAACAGACACTAAAATAATTTTACCATCAGAAATAAAATTACAGTATTTAGAACAAATTTTAGGATTAAATGAATCAGAAATAAATAAATTATCGAAATTTACAATTGCTTCTAGAATGTTCTTAATAAATCAAAATAATCAATCTATTGCTTTGGAGTTAAGTATAGGAAGTTTAATTGGCATTATCAAGATTCTATCCTGTAGAACCGAGGAATTGAAAATATATCAAGAAATATTACAACAATATCCAGGACATCCTGATAATTGGATTAATCCTTTGTATATAGCATTAAATCATATTTAG